The Pseudonocardia sp. HH130630-07 DNA window GGAGTCAGCGCGGAGGTCAGCGCGGAGTCAGCCGACGGCGACCGGACCGGTCGCCGTGGCGGCACGGCGGGCACCGGCGGTGGCCGCCAGCAGGACGGCCAGCCCGGCGGCGGTGACGGCGGCGCCCGCCCAGAGCGGTGCGGTGTAGCCGAGGCCGGCCCCGATGGTCAGCCCGCCCAGCCAGGCACCGAGGGTGTTGCCGAGGTTGAAGGCGGCGATGTTGGCGCCGGAGGCCATCGTCGGGTCGTCCCCGGCGTGCCGCATGATGCGCAGCTGCAGGCCCGGGACGGTGGCGAAGCCGACGCCGCCCATGAGCAGCAGCAGCACGATCGTCACCGGCTTGCTGCCGGCCCCCAGCGCGAACGCGACGAGCACGACGGTGAGCACCGCGAGCAGGACGACCAGGGTGGGCGTCAGTGCCCGGTCCGCGGCCCGGCCCCCCAGCAGGTTGCCGGCGAACAGACCGGCGCCGAACAGCACCAGCAGCCACGGCACGGTGCCGGAGGCGAAGCCGGTGACCTCGGTGAGGGTGTAGGCGATGTAGGTGAAGCCGCCGAACATCCCGCCGAAGCCGAGCACCGTCACCGCCGCCGAGATCCACACCTGCGGACGCCGGAACACCGCGAACACCGAGCCGGGGCGCGCGGGACCGGCCGCGATCGACGGCACGAGCAGCCGGATCGCGACCAGCGCGACGACACCGATCGCGGTGATCGCCCAGAACGTCGAGCGCCAGCCGAACTGCTGGCCCAGGAACGTCCCGAACGGCACCCCCAGCACGTTCGCGAGGGTCAGCCCGGCGAACATCGTCGCGATGGCGCCGGCGCGCCGGTCCGGGGCGACCAGGTCGGCCGCGACGACGGCGCCGATCCCGAAGAACGCTCCGTGGCACAGCGCGGCGACGACCCGGCCGGCGAGCAGTGCGCCGTAGTCCGGGGCCAGCGCCGACATGAGGTTGCCGAGGACGAACAGCACCATCAGCGTCAGCAGCACGGTGCGCCGGTTCCAGCGGGTGAGCGGGGCGGTGAGCGCGATCCCGCCGATCGCGACGCTCAGCGCGTAGCCCGAGATGAGGTAGCCGGCGACCGGCTCGCTCACGGCGAGATCCGCCGCCACCTCCGGCAGCAGCCCCATGATCACGAACTCGGTGAGCCCGATCCCGAAGCCGCCCAGTGCGAGTGCGACCAGTCCGAGTGGCACGCCCGTCTCCCTTGTCGTCAGTCGGTGCAGGATGCAGGCGTGTACATATAGCCCGCATCCGCAAATAGTTGCGCACGCGGGTTACCGATGCAAGCGGCAACGACGGGGGGTGGACGACGTCACGCGCCCGCCGGACCGGGCGGGCGCGTGACGGCCGGAGGTCAGACGCGCTCGCCGTAGACCCGCTGCACCCGCATGACCATCAGGACCCGCCGGTCGCGGACCATGACCTCGCGGTACTCGTCCCAGTCCGGGTGTTCCCCGGCGGCGGCCCGGTACCAGTCGACCAGCGCCCGGACCGCGGGACCGTCCGGCGAGTCGTCCGGGCCGATGAGCTCGACCGGGCCCTCCGCGGTGGCCCAGGCCCGCCCGTCGGCGCTCTCGACCGACAGCGCCGCGCGTGGGTCGCGACGCAGGTTCGCGGTCTTCGCCCGCCCGTCGGTCATCGACACGCCGATCGTGCCGGCCTCGCGGTCGTAGTGCGGCGTGACCGGCGAGAGCTGCGGCATCCCGCTGCGCTTGATCGTGGCGAGGACGCCCTGCTTCGCGTCGCGGAGCAGTTCGTGCTGTTCGTCTCCCATGTCCGCACAACGTCGATGACGCGGGTCACTGTTCCCGTGCGCCGCCCGGCGGGCACCGTGCCGAGCGCCGCCGTCCGAACCGGGATGAAGCGCCGCGGGGGACCTCGCTACCCTTCTGCGGGTGTTGACCCGGATGTCGTCGCTGTTCCTGCGCACCCTGCGTGAGGACCCGGCCGACGCGGAGGTGCCCAGCCACAAGCTGCTGGTCCGCGCCGGCTATGTCCGTCGCGTCGCCCCGGGCGTCTATTCCTGGCTGCCGCTCGGTCTCACGGTGCTCCGCCGCATCGAGAACGTGGTGCGCGAGGAGATGAACGCCATGGGCGGCCAGGAGATCCTGTTCCCGGCGCTGCTGCCGCGCGAGCCGTACGAGGCGACGAACCGCTGGACCGAGTACGGCCCGGCGCTGTTCCGGCTCAAGGACCGCAAGGGTGCGGACTACCTGCTGGGGCCCACGCACGAAGAGCTGTTCGCGCTCACCGTGAAGGGCGAGTACGCGTCCTACAAGGACTATCCCGTCGTGCTCTACCAGGTCCAGACCAAGTACCGCGACGAGGAGCGGCCCCGGGCCGGCATCCTGCGCGGCCGCGAGTTCCTGATGAAGGACTCCTACTCGTTCGACCTCGCCGACGACGGGCTCGCCGAGTCCTACCGGCGCCACCGCGAGACCTACATCAGGATCTTCGACCGGCTCGGCCTGCGGTACGTGATCGTGGCCGCGACGTCCGGCGCGATGGGCGGCTCCGCGTCCGAGGAGTTCCTCGCCGAGTCCGGCACCGGTGAGGACACCTTCGTGCGCGGGCCCGGCGGGTACGCCGCGAACGTCGAGGCCGTCGTCACGCCCGCGCCGCCGGAGATCCCGCTCGACGGGCTGCCCGCCGCGCAGGTGCACCACACCCCGGACACCCCCACCATCGAGACGCTCGTCGACTACCTGAACGCGCACACCGAGCGCACGTTCGCCGCGGCGGACACCCTGAAGAACGTGCTGGTCAAGACCCGGCAGCCGGGGGCAACGGACTGGGAGCTGCTCGGTGTCGGCGTGCCCGGCGACCGCGAGGTCGACATGAAGCGGCTGGAGGCCTCGCTCGAACCGGCGCAGGTCGAGCTGCTGGAGGAGTCCGACTTCGCTCGCAACGCGTTCCTGGTCAAGGGCTACATCGGCCCGGGGGCGCTGGCCGCGAACGGGATCCGCTACCTGGTCGACCCGCGGATCGTCACCGGGACGGCCTGGGTGACCGGCGCGGACAAGGCCGACCACCACGTCGTCGATCTCGTCGCGGGCCGTGACTTCACCCCGGACGGCACGATCGAGGCCGCGGAGGTCCGGGCCGGCGATCCCGCGCCGGAGGGCGGCGGGGTGATCGAGGCCGCCCGCGGCATCGAGATCGGCCACATCTTCCAGCTCGGCCGCAAGTACACCGACGCGCTCTCGCTCGACGCGCTGGGCCCGGACTCCAAGCCGATCCGGATCACCATGGGCTCCTACGGCATCGGCGTCTCGCGCCTGGTCGCGGCGATCGCCGAGCAGGCGCACGACGAGCGCGGCCTGGTGTGGCCGCGCTCGGTGGCGCCGTACGACGTGCACGTCGTCGTGGCGGGCAAGTCCGCCGAGCTGCTCGACGGGGGCGAGGTGCTGGCCGCGGAGCTGCAGGCGCAGGGCCTGTCGGTACTGCTCGACGACCGCAAGGCCAGCCCCGGCGTGAAGTTCGCCGACGCCGAGCTGGTCGGGGTGCCGACGATCGTGGTCGTCGGGCGCGGGCTGGCCGACGGCACGATCGAGCTGAAGGACCGGGCGACCGGCGAGCGCTCGGACATCCCGCGCGAGGGCGCCGCCGCCCACGTCGCCGGCATCGTCCGGGGGGCCTGAGCCGCACCCATCCCCGCTCACCGGACCGGTCGGCGCTCACACGATCACGTGAGCGCCGGCCGGTCCGGCGAGCAGGTATGCGGCGGAATCGGGGCGACCCGGAGCCGGGGTGACGGGGTGGGCCCCGGGGGTCAGCGCGGCGGGACCGCGGAGGACGCCAGGTCGGTGAGATCGTCGGCGGAGAGCACGTCCCCCGGGCCCCCGGCGGTGTCGCCCGCGGTCACCAGCATCGCGACGCCGGTCGAGCCGTCCTGGGCCCGGGTCCGCGGCACTGCCAGGACACCGATCGACCCGTCCGTGGCCCGGCACCCCGGCTGCCCGGCGGCGGTGCCGTCGGTGCGGACGGTCGCCTCGACCCAGGTCCCGGCCTCCGCGCCGGCGGCGCCCGGCCGCGGGGCCGGCGGCCCGACCGCCACCTGCGGTGCGGCTCCCGCGTAGGCGGACTCCCCGGTCCCGCGGGCGAAGGCCTGCGCGGCCTGCTCGACGGAGGTCCCGGCCGGGACGGCGACGAGCCCGGCCGCGGCGACCCCGCGCGGTGCCGCCCCCGCGGGGCACTGCCCGGCGGCGAACGGCGGCATCTCGGCGAGCCGGGTGAACGGGACGCCGAACACGTCCAGCGGCGGGGCGTCCGCGGTCGCGGCGACCCAGCCCGAGGGCGGGGTGACGGCGAACGCGTCCGACGCCGCCGGTGCGGCGGGTGCGGCGGCGGGCGGCGCGTCGGTGCCGGCCGGACCGTGCAGCGCGGCGACGACGCCCGCCACCAGCAGCGCGGCGACCGCGGCGACGAGCACCGGACGCAGCCGGTTCCCCCCGCTCGCAGGAACGGGTTCGCCCGGGTGGGCCTCGGGCGGCGCACCCGGACGGCGGGGGAACAACGTCCGGCCGGAGGTCACCGGGGGAGCCTACGGTGGCCTCCCGCCGCCCCGGCGGTCCCGGACGGCGGGCGGCCGCACCACGGCGCCCGGCGGTCCACCGGACGCCCGCCCGGCCCGGCGGGCGGAGCGGGCTCAGCCCGGCAGGAAGGTGAACCGCACCGAGCGGGTCGGGTTGTCCACATTGGTGTCGACCAGGCACACCGACTGCCACGTCCCGAGGCCGGGACGGCCGTCGAGCACCGGGACCGTCGTCACGGGCGGGAGGAACGCGGGCAGCACGTGGTCCCGGCCGTGCCCGGCGCTCCCGTGCCGGTGCCGCCACCGGTCGTCGGCCGGGAGCAGCTCGCGGAGCCGGGCGAGCAGGTCGGAGTCGCTGCCCGCACCCGTCTCGATGATCGCGATGCCGGCCGTCGCGTGCGGGACGAAGACGTTGAGCAGCCCGTCACCGGCACCGGCGTCGGACAGGAAACGCTCGATCCGGTCGGTCAGGTCGACCACGGTCTCCTCGGAGCCGGTGCGGATCTCGATCAGCTCGCTGCGCACGTCTGCGGACTCTAGGCGCAACACTAGGGTCGGGCAGCATGGGAGAGACGATCACCGTGTTCGGCCGGGAGTTCCCCCGCCGGCCCGGCTACCTGAACACGGCGAGCATCGGCATCCCGCCGGTGGACGCGGCCGCGGTGCTCGTCGACACGGTGCGGCGCTGGTCGGCCGGGGAGACGGCGCCGCCGGAGTTCGACGACGCGGTCGAGACGGCGCGCGCCGGGTTCGCGGCGATCGTCGGCGTCCCGGTGGCCGACGTGGCCCAGGGCGCGACGGCGGCGGGCCTGATCGGGCCGCTGGCCGCCGCGGTGCCCGACGGGGCGCGGGTCCTCGTGGCGGCCGGCGACTTCGCCTCGGTGACGCGGCCGTTCGCCCAGCAGGCGCACCGCGGGGTGCGGGTGACCGAGGTGCCGCTGGACCAGCTCGCGGCGCACGCCCCGGAGCACGATCTCGTCGCCGTCTCGGTGGTGCAGTCCGCCGACGGCCGGATCGCCGACGTCGACGCCCTGACGGCGGTGCGCGAGCGGCACGGCGTCCGGCTGCTGTTCGACGTCACCCAGGCCGCCGGCTGGCTGCCGCTGCGGCTGGACCGGGCGGACGCCGTCGTCGGGGCGGGGTACAAGTGGCTGCTCGCGCCGCGCGGGGCGGCCTGGCTGGCGCAGCGGCCGTCGTGGGTGCTCGGCCCGCCGGCGGGGCAGCGGTGGCCGGACGTCGTCCGGCACGGCGCCGGCTGGTACGGCACGGTCGAACGGTGGGGCGGTGGCCTCTACACGCCGGACGCCGCCGCCCGGCCCGGCCCGGCCGGCGGTGAGGACTCACCGGTGTGGTTCGCCCACGCGGGGGCGGCGCTCACCGTGCCGTGGCTGGCGTCGCTGGATCCGGAGGCGTTGCGGGCGCACTGCGCCGGCCCGGCCGACGCGCTGCGCGAGCGGCTCGGGACGGGACCCACCGGTTCGGCCGTCGTGTCGGTGCGGGCCGACGGTGCCGCGGACCGGCTGGCCGCGGCCGGGATCACCGCTGCGGTCCGGGGCGGTGCGGCCCGGCTGGCGTTCCACCTGAGCAACACCGTCGACGACGCCGAACTCGCCGCGCCCGCCCTGCTGTCCTGAACGGGCGGGCGCACGGGGCCCGGGACGACCGGTCAGCCGGTGTTCTGGATGGTGCCCTCCAGCGCCGTCAGCCCACCGTCGGCCGCAGCGCACCCGGGGTTGACCGTGCCGCAGGCCGAGATGCCCTCCCGCGCCAGGTCGATGTCCTCGGTCTCGCCGGAGTCGGTACCCGGCTGCGGGGCACCCGGGTTGGGATCGGCGATCAGGCCCGGTCCGTCCTGGTCGATGTTCGGCGGCGGGTCCGCGGCGAACGCGACGGCGGGGGTGAGGAACAGCCCCGCGCCCAGGGCGAGCGACGCGGCACCGGCCGCGACGGCGCGGGCGACGGAGCGCGACGGGGCGGGGCGGGTGGTGCTCGGTCGTGCCAGTGACATGCTTCTCCCAGTGGGTCGGCGTGCCGCGGGCCGGCCACCGGAGGACCGGTCCGGGCGATGGTCCGGGGGACCCTCACCCACGCCGCCGCACGGTGTCAACCCGGTGGGCCGTACGGGCTGGTCCGTACGGGGTCAGCGCTGGGTGCGGCCGGGGAAGACCGGGATCGCCGGGCTCTGCTCGGTCGTCCGCCGCCAGAAGGCGCAGCGGACCGTGCACTCGGTCATCCGGGTCAGCCCGGCCTCGCGCATGTCCGCGTTCGGGGCGCGCTCGACCAGCGACCGCCAGGCGGCGACGGCGTCGTCCTCGGCGGTCACCAGCAGGACCCCGGCGGACAGCGGGTCGACGACCGGCTGCGGCGGGCGGTAGGCGGGCTGCGCCGAGGTCGGCCGCTCGTTCAGCTCGGTGAGCGCGTCCCCGGCGTCCTGGCGGAGCTTGCGGTGCGCCGCGAGATCGGCGGACGCCCGCGCGGCGAGATCCGGCGGGAGGAACGCCGCGGCCGAGGAGTACGCCCACACCGCGGCGTGCTCGCAGGCCAGCGCCCGCTGCAACGCCTCGATCGCGACCAGTGCCGACGGCGGCCGCTCGTCGTCCTGCGCCGGGTTCCGGGCGGGGGTCATCGCGATACCTCGGATCGTCGGCTGCAGGGCGGGCCGTGCTGCGGACGCCGGCACGGGCGTGCCCGGTTCATCGCAGCTCCGCCACGTACGCGGCACAGCAGGCCGCCACCTCGGCGACCAGCCCCACCTGCTGCGCCGACGCCCGCGGGACGACCTCACGGGCCGTCCGGACGGCCGCGTCGACCGAGTCGCGGACGGCGACCACGTCCGCCACGGGCGGTGCGGCCGGGACCGGGGCGGCCCCCGGCGGACGCCCGCCGGCCTGGTCCAGCGCGGCGGCGTGCTCCATCCGGGCCGCCCGCAGCGGCTCGAGCCGCCCGGCCAGGCCCGGGTCGGCGGTGACCGCGGTCGCGACCACGGCCGCGTCCATCCGGGCCGCGTCGGCCATCGCGAGCAGGGCGTCGGACACGTCGTCCGCGGGCTGCTCCGACGCGCTCGAGCACCCGGCCAGGACGACCGGCAGGAGCACGGCACCGGCACCGGCGGTGCGGAGCACCCGGCGCCGGGTCACACCCGCCGGTGCCGGGACGGGCCGCGGCCCGCCGTCCGGCACCGTTCGTCTCCGCTGCATCACGATCGGTCATGCTGCCAGCCCGGCCGCGGGACCCCGCCACCGACCGGGCGACCCGGACGGACGCCCCCGACGCGCACGGCCCCCGACGCGCTAGGCTCACCGGCCGCCCCTGTCCGTTCCTCCGGTGCGTCGTCCGCGGGCCCCGCCCGGGCCGTCGCACGCACCCGGACCGAGCCGCGCCGCCCGGCGGGACGCCCCCCGGCGGCCACCCGGGCCCGACCCGGGTGACCCACCCGGGTGACCACACCCGAGCGACCCCACCCGCGTGACCACGAGGAGAGCCACCCGATGCGCAGTCCGGACCCCGACCAGCTGGCCGACCAGCTGCGCGGCGTGCTCGAGCCGGTGGTCACCGCCGCCGGGCTGGAGATCGACGCCGTGGAGGTCCGCACCGCCGGGCGGCGGCACGCGGTCAAGCTCGTCGTCGACCTCCCGGAGAGCTCGGACGCCACCGGGATCGACCTCGACGACATCGCCCGGCTGAGCCGCAGCGCGGCCACCGAGCTCGACCCGCACGAGCACCTCATCGAGGGCTCCTACACGCTCGAGGTCACCTCCCCGGGGACCGACCGCCCGCTCACCACCCCGCGGCACTGGCGTCGGAACTTCCTGCGGCTGGCCCGGATCTCGCTGACCGACGGCGCCGAGCTGCACGCCCGGATCGGCCGGGCCGGCGCCGAGCGGGTGCAGGTCGCGATCCCGGGCAAGAAGCAGCCCGAGCCGCGCGAGCTCGCCTACGCCGAGATCAGCCACGCCCAGGTGCAGGTCGAGTTCAAGCCGGCGCCGGCCGCCGAGGTCGCGTTGCTCGACCCGGAGCGCGCCGCCGCGGACGGCACCACCACGAGCAGCACCAGCAGCACAGACCCGAGCGGATCCGAGGAGAACCGGTGAACGTCGACATCCCCGCGCTGCGGGCCATCGAGCGGGACAAGGAGATCCCGTTCGAGACGGTGCTGGACGCCATCGAGACCGCGCTGCTCACCGCCTACCGGCACACCGACGGCAGCCACTCCCAGGCCCGGGTCGAGGTCGACCGGCGGACCGGCGTCGTCCGGGTGCTGGCCCGGGACCCCTCCGACGCGGCCGAGGACGGCACGCCGGGGCCGGAGTTCGACGACACCCCGGAGGGCTTCGGCCGGATCGCCGCCACCACGGCCCGCCAGGTGATCGTGCAGCGGCTGCGCGACGCCGAGCACGAGCGGACCTACGGCGAGTTCGCCACCAAGGAGGGCGAGGTCGTCGCCGGCGTCGTGCAGCGCGACGCCCGGGCCAACGCCCGCGGCGTCGTCGTGGTGGCGCTGGGCGGTTCCGGCGGGACCGAGGCCGTGCTGCCCGCCGCCGAGCAGGTACCCGGCGAGGTCTACAGCCACGGCGACCGGATCCGCTGCTACGTGGTCGGGGTGACCCGCGGCCCGCGGGGCACGTCGATCACGCTGTCGCGCACGCACCCCAACCTGGTGCGCAAGCTGTTCGCCCTGGAGGTCCCGGAGATCGTCGACGGCTCGGTCGAGATCGTCTCGGTGGCGCGGGAGGCGGGCTTCCGCTCCAAGATCGCGGTCCGCTCCTCGCGGTCCGGGCTCAACGCCAAGGGCGCCTGCATCGGCCCGATGGGGGCGCGGGTCCGTGGCGTGATGGGCGAGCTGGCCGGCGAGAAGATCGACATCATCGACTGGTCCGAGGACCCTGCGGAGTTCGTCGGCAACGCGCTGTCACCGTCGAAGGTGGTCTCGGTCACCGTCCTGGACGAGCGTGCCCGGGTCGCCCGGGTCGTCGTCCCCGACTTCCAGCTGTCCCTGGCCATCGGCAAGGAGGGCCAGAACGCCCGCCTCGCCGCCCGCCTGACCGGCTGGAAGATCGACATCCGGAGCGACGCCGACCCGGGTGACCCGGTCGGTCCCGGTCCCG harbors:
- a CDS encoding MFS transporter produces the protein MPLGLVALALGGFGIGLTEFVIMGLLPEVAADLAVSEPVAGYLISGYALSVAIGGIALTAPLTRWNRRTVLLTLMVLFVLGNLMSALAPDYGALLAGRVVAALCHGAFFGIGAVVAADLVAPDRRAGAIATMFAGLTLANVLGVPFGTFLGQQFGWRSTFWAITAIGVVALVAIRLLVPSIAAGPARPGSVFAVFRRPQVWISAAVTVLGFGGMFGGFTYIAYTLTEVTGFASGTVPWLLVLFGAGLFAGNLLGGRAADRALTPTLVVLLAVLTVVLVAFALGAGSKPVTIVLLLLMGGVGFATVPGLQLRIMRHAGDDPTMASGANIAAFNLGNTLGAWLGGLTIGAGLGYTAPLWAGAAVTAAGLAVLLAATAGARRAATATGPVAVG
- a CDS encoding PPOX class F420-dependent oxidoreductase translates to MGDEQHELLRDAKQGVLATIKRSGMPQLSPVTPHYDREAGTIGVSMTDGRAKTANLRRDPRAALSVESADGRAWATAEGPVELIGPDDSPDGPAVRALVDWYRAAAGEHPDWDEYREVMVRDRRVLMVMRVQRVYGERV
- a CDS encoding proline--tRNA ligase — its product is MLTRMSSLFLRTLREDPADAEVPSHKLLVRAGYVRRVAPGVYSWLPLGLTVLRRIENVVREEMNAMGGQEILFPALLPREPYEATNRWTEYGPALFRLKDRKGADYLLGPTHEELFALTVKGEYASYKDYPVVLYQVQTKYRDEERPRAGILRGREFLMKDSYSFDLADDGLAESYRRHRETYIRIFDRLGLRYVIVAATSGAMGGSASEEFLAESGTGEDTFVRGPGGYAANVEAVVTPAPPEIPLDGLPAAQVHHTPDTPTIETLVDYLNAHTERTFAAADTLKNVLVKTRQPGATDWELLGVGVPGDREVDMKRLEASLEPAQVELLEESDFARNAFLVKGYIGPGALAANGIRYLVDPRIVTGTAWVTGADKADHHVVDLVAGRDFTPDGTIEAAEVRAGDPAPEGGGVIEAARGIEIGHIFQLGRKYTDALSLDALGPDSKPIRITMGSYGIGVSRLVAAIAEQAHDERGLVWPRSVAPYDVHVVVAGKSAELLDGGEVLAAELQAQGLSVLLDDRKASPGVKFADAELVGVPTIVVVGRGLADGTIELKDRATGERSDIPREGAAAHVAGIVRGA
- a CDS encoding secondary thiamine-phosphate synthase enzyme YjbQ; this encodes MRSELIEIRTGSEETVVDLTDRIERFLSDAGAGDGLLNVFVPHATAGIAIIETGAGSDSDLLARLRELLPADDRWRHRHGSAGHGRDHVLPAFLPPVTTVPVLDGRPGLGTWQSVCLVDTNVDNPTRSVRFTFLPG
- a CDS encoding aminotransferase class V-fold PLP-dependent enzyme; translation: MGETITVFGREFPRRPGYLNTASIGIPPVDAAAVLVDTVRRWSAGETAPPEFDDAVETARAGFAAIVGVPVADVAQGATAAGLIGPLAAAVPDGARVLVAAGDFASVTRPFAQQAHRGVRVTEVPLDQLAAHAPEHDLVAVSVVQSADGRIADVDALTAVRERHGVRLLFDVTQAAGWLPLRLDRADAVVGAGYKWLLAPRGAAWLAQRPSWVLGPPAGQRWPDVVRHGAGWYGTVERWGGGLYTPDAAARPGPAGGEDSPVWFAHAGAALTVPWLASLDPEALRAHCAGPADALRERLGTGPTGSAVVSVRADGAADRLAAAGITAAVRGGAARLAFHLSNTVDDAELAAPALLS
- a CDS encoding ferritin-like domain-containing protein; protein product: MTPARNPAQDDERPPSALVAIEALQRALACEHAAVWAYSSAAAFLPPDLAARASADLAAHRKLRQDAGDALTELNERPTSAQPAYRPPQPVVDPLSAGVLLVTAEDDAVAAWRSLVERAPNADMREAGLTRMTECTVRCAFWRRTTEQSPAIPVFPGRTQR
- the rimP gene encoding ribosome maturation factor RimP encodes the protein MRSPDPDQLADQLRGVLEPVVTAAGLEIDAVEVRTAGRRHAVKLVVDLPESSDATGIDLDDIARLSRSAATELDPHEHLIEGSYTLEVTSPGTDRPLTTPRHWRRNFLRLARISLTDGAELHARIGRAGAERVQVAIPGKKQPEPRELAYAEISHAQVQVEFKPAPAAEVALLDPERAAADGTTTSSTSSTDPSGSEENR
- the nusA gene encoding transcription termination factor NusA, with amino-acid sequence MNVDIPALRAIERDKEIPFETVLDAIETALLTAYRHTDGSHSQARVEVDRRTGVVRVLARDPSDAAEDGTPGPEFDDTPEGFGRIAATTARQVIVQRLRDAEHERTYGEFATKEGEVVAGVVQRDARANARGVVVVALGGSGGTEAVLPAAEQVPGEVYSHGDRIRCYVVGVTRGPRGTSITLSRTHPNLVRKLFALEVPEIVDGSVEIVSVAREAGFRSKIAVRSSRSGLNAKGACIGPMGARVRGVMGELAGEKIDIIDWSEDPAEFVGNALSPSKVVSVTVLDERARVARVVVPDFQLSLAIGKEGQNARLAARLTGWKIDIRSDADPGDPVGPGPDPVGASS